Part of the Alosa alosa isolate M-15738 ecotype Scorff River chromosome 18, AALO_Geno_1.1, whole genome shotgun sequence genome is shown below.
GTTAGCGCcttgtccatggtgctgaactCGGAACACTCGACCCGGGGTGGCTTATTCCACCCACGCGACTGATTGTAGAAAGAGGATTGCTTAAAGGCAATTATCAAGGTCGTGGTCTCAGTAGCATTGCACTCATATGAAAGTTATTTATTTTAGAGTATTACCACGTGGGATAATGGCTGTAGCCAATGATTTGCAGATAAAATGGCATATTGTCAAGTGGTGTGATAAAGCATACTCTTTTGTAGTTTGAACATCATGCTATGACTATTAATCTGATTAACCTACATCCCACTTGGTGTTCAGACAGAGATACTTAAAGCATGGCTGGCTGTTGTGTTTCTGTCATGGTGGTCATGTCACATTGTATGAAGTGAAGGCTGATTAAAACGCCTGGTTGTTCTCAACAGGAATCGATTGGACATCTTGAAAATGAGCTTAGAAGTACAAAGAGCGAGATGACGCGTCACCTTAGGGAATATCAAGACCTGCTGAATGTTAAGATGGCTCTGGACATTGAAATCACAGCATACAGGTATCTCACCAAACTGTGCTGATTTCAACAGCGTTTTTCACTTTCTTGCGGTAAATGTTAGTAAAAATGGTACCAGTGTTACAAGTTATAGCatgcaattaaaaaaataacagttTAGTTATGCAATGACTTTCAAGGAGCTATGGAAatgctgtgtgtttatgtttgcctTAAACACACTTGGACAAAGGGGAAGTAAAATGTTCAGGGTGTTTTTTACAGGTCTGGAAAGACTGTAAACATGTAGAATTACTAGTCTTTAAAATGTCTGGACGTTTTGCTCAAAGCAATATAGTAcatatgcacaaaacaaaaCTGACCATGTGCTGATAATATTGAGGCTCAGGTCAAACCCCAACAAAAATACACACTTACTTTACAAAAGTACAAAAAGGAGCATCCTTAAACCACCCTGAGTATTActtcatgtaggctacattctcACTAAAGTGTCTTGTACTTGTTCcttccctttaaaaaaaaaaacaaaggaaacTTCTGGAAGGTGAAGAGACACACTTTGGCACAGGCATGATGTACCCCGTTCCTAACCATGTGCCCAGCCAAAGCTATGGCTACCAGACCCGCACTTACACCAGCTCCAACCAAAACcccaagagagagaaggaagaggagagtcAGGGCAAGTCCAAAATGGCTGCACAGCAGCGGGAGATGTTTGAGGAGATCATCGAGGAGACCATTGTGACCAAGAAGGTAGAAAAGAGTGACCTGGTTGATTTAAACTCCAACTAGACCAGCAGTGTCCTTATTCAATGGAGTGAAACTGTTCTGTTTCCCATATCTGTCCATAATTACATAGCCTATAAAGTAGTCCACCCGTAATGTCATCACAGTGACTGTATACTGCTTTGAATGTAAACATGTTATGTATTATACAATACACTGCCAGTAGCTGTTGTCAATTATGTTTACAATGAGTGATTTTATCACTTTGAATGACATTTCAGTGCTAAGGAAAGATGACTTTTATGTCTAAATGTGTTTGTAATTCTGTGTGAGTATAAGTCTTAGATCTATACATTCAATCTATTGTCTAATCCAAAACTGACATTTGTTTTTCAGTGTTGCCTCATAGGATTCACAATGTAAACATGGCATATATAAGGCTATTTTCAGACTGATTAAATCAGGAGATTTAAGCCTAGGTTGTTCATATCAGTCCAACAGAAAATTCTTAATTTTCACTGACCTCTGAGCTATTActtacacaataataataaaaaagaaaagatactAGATACCATTTGTCTTTGTTTTAGATATCCTGTTTTGGTTGTGGTAGTGTACCTTGACAATAGATGTATTCACCCTTTCACAGTTCAGCTTTATTTCACTGAACTTCAGTCAAAAAATCCCCGCTGTTCTGAATGGTTAAACTCCTGGATTTGAAATGATCCTCGTTCCAGTGAGAGGGGGACTTTTTTATTCTAATGAAGCCCCCTGCAAGCCATGGCCCTCTGTCAGCAATCTCTCTAGACAGCTGATAAGATTGCAAAAGATATGATTGATTCCTGCTTCGTTCTACACAGCTGACCAATGCAGATCCAGGCAGGAGCTGAAGGGTCTGCCATCGACCCTGTCTCAACTGACCTTTAAAGGTGAAATCATTAATTGCAAAATGGCCCAACTAGCTCAACAGCAGCTGTGAGTTTTATTGTAGGAATATCTGTCATGTTCCTGCATCAGGAGGAATCAGGTACAATCATTTGCCCAAGATACAGAAACGCTGAGACGTGTGAAGGGAGAGGAAATGACCACTTCATCAGGTCAATATGCTCACTGAATTTTAAAGCGATAACAAAAATGTGATCTTCATATCTGCCAATTCATAGCACATTCCTGTACTTTCATTATTCCTGTATGAGGTGGAAGGtctgtatgaaaaaaaaaagccacagCACTGCTGGAAGAAACGGTCACTACTGAGTCGACGAAGCGAACGTCAGTCAAAGGGACTGTTAATTTTAGCTCTGCAGATAAGCAATCTCCTGGGACTGTGCGGCCGTTACCGTGGATACCCTTTTCATCCACAGGCAAAATCCTCAGTGGTTCCGGATCTGCTGTCTGAATCTGtccttctctgtctccccctcttcaGTCATGCTTCACCTCTCTTCACAGCTCCTTTTCTACCCTGTTTTCACACTTTTGTCGTCCCGTGATGGCGAGACGTTGGTTCAGACGGATTCCGGTCCAACTCTTACCGGCCTTAAGATAGAAATATCTCTTGAAGTGACTCATCCACCAGCCTTGCTCTTAAGAGGATAACCCTCCATACACTAAATAGGGTAATTACTCACAAGGAGAACGTGCCAGTGGGCATTCACACAGAGATTGAAGTTGAACATGCTAAAGAAGCCATTCATGATCAATAGCCCTCAAATGATCATTTAACCCAGTGTCCATCCAAATCACAGAAAAAGCGATAGGGTTCGCAACAAATTAAATGACATCTCGAGGTGAAAAACAGGTTTTTTAATGCTGTTACCAGTGTACAAAGTGACATCTGGTAGTGGAATATATCACAGTGTAAATACAAAAGATCACACAATTGAAAAATTATGATATCTCTGTTATGCATGTGAAATGTCACAAATTAGACTTATTTTTGGTTTCATATTTGAGGGTTAAGATAGACTCACAGCAGTTGATTGAAAACCAAACTCAGAGGACAAAGGAGCATTCAATTTTAGAAATAATAACAGCAGTTAATGACGAGACGTAAAGCTGGTTGTTAAAAGCAAAACCATTTCTTATGAGGttcctaatacacacacacacacacacacacacacacacacacacacacacacacaccacagcaaccCCAGAGAGCAAACAGCTAACTTAAACTTAACTTTATCCTTCCACTCTCACAGAAAATGTTGATTAATATCAGAGCCCTTCATAAGAGATAAGCAGCAACCCTTCACCAAAATTATTCTTGCAGACAAGTCACCTTTACAAAACAAATCATGGCAACAGCAGGAAGAAAAGTCATTTCAGACTTTAAGCCCTTGTTTCCTTTGTGCACAGAGGTACTGGATTTGTGGATATGAGCCCTTtagtttacaaaaaaaaaaacagcaacacaaACCAGACCTGGCTGAAAGCCCTTCCATTACAGTAATAGGGGTTTGTGCAAGAGCATACAGGCTGGCATTGAAAGAGAGGAAGTTTACTTAAACGAACCCCAATAAGGCATTGCATAGAACTGCAGAGGCTTTGTGTCCTGAGTCTCTGTGTCACAGATTTCATTTCCGAGGTTAGCTGAGTTTCACAGTGACCGCAGGGTATGGCCGCTTCATCCTCCATTTAGTCTGATAGCACGATTCCAAAGTGAAGAACCAGCAAGCCGTCCTTTGTGGAACAAATGGAGGAAAACAAGAGGGTTAGGTTCTGTAGAttgtcatatacagtacatacttcACTCAATTCGGGGTTCATTTCTAGTTAAGTGGGTACATGATTCGcaactattatatatatacacagtcaAAATAAACCCCATGTAGTCTCTGTATACAGCAGTGTGCATCACCTCATACACCATCTCTATCCCAGAGAATGTCTTTTGTGAGAGCCAACATGTGGGATCTCCCTGAATGTCCTATCCCTCGAACTGACCCACAGGAATCACTAATCAgcttgcagacagacagaggcccTGCCGGTCACTGTCGACCTTTGATCCCAATCAACTGGTTTCTTCAAAATGCCTGGCCCACACGATGCAAGGATAGAACCGTGTCTCTTAAAACCAGCCTTTAACAGGCTTCAGTAAATGTTTGGTGGTGTAAAAACAAGAATAAGACGCAAACTAACCACATTCCACGTCTGTATTCTCATGCATCATGTCTGGAGCCAAAAAAGCTCCTTTTGGGTTCAGTCCCTAATCTCAGATCCGACACAAAGGAACTGAATGTGATTCAGAAGCAGAGGGGTTGACTCCCTTTTGTCGCTAGGAAACACACCTCTGAGCCAgacctctgtctctcccacagGAGTAACGCTGACGTCATGGCTGGGACAGCCGGAGTACACtgggcataaaaaaaaatgtacactCTAAACAAAAGACTCTGAACCACTCTGAAAGAACTGAACTATCGGTCAGCCACCGTGACCAAATAGAACACCACACAATCCTCAAAAAGCCACTCACACTAATCCAAAGACGAAAGGGGAGAGGAATAGTGGCTGAACATGAAATTGGGTACCAGTAAAGCCCGGCGGCTTGATAATGTGAACGGAGAGACAGGCAGTGGACTGGAAAATCCCATCCAACCCAGAGGAGCTGAGTCATAGGCTGCAGAGCCATTGTCAATTTCCATCTGAATTAAGATGCTCAAGGGACCAACCTAAAGGAACAAAGGCTACCTGCACTTCCGTTCCTAGAAAATTGCTTCGtagggagtctctctctctctctctctctctttggtacATATTCCCACATTCTTGAATGCAATGCACTGAAACATtagactttttaaaaaatagaatCATGTTTGACAGCTGATGTCAAGAGATTTTATTTTCTGTCCTTGTGTTAAAAAGCTGTTCACGTGGCAGGTATGAGAGTGTTTCAGAGGTTGCCATTTCCCTCTGTGATCTTATTCCACATCAAAATTAAGATAACAGCTCTTGCGTTCTCTACCAttctggactataagtcacTTTTTTTcctagtttggctggtcctgcgactccggtgcaatatatatatatttatatatatatatatatatgtttttttcctcttcatgacacattctTTGACTGGTGCGTCTTACAGTACAATACGGTAGTTTTATTGTGGTTTATCGTCTCATTTCAGCACTAGTGGAAAACCTGGAGTGCTCTTGAgtccctgtgtgcatgtgtgtgtgtgtgtgtgtgtgtgtgtgtgtgtatttatacacCTGCAGGGCGTCCTGTCCCACACTGCTGCGCACTTCCCTGAGAGATCGACAGCGTTCCAGGAGCTGCTCTCCACACACCACGTCCACCTGCAGGGAGATACACATGATAGCAGAGCTTTttagacatgcacgcacacacacaaaaacataaaaacaaatcaaacaaaagTACTCATATAATTTATATGCTGAGATATACTCAAAGATTTCCCAGGTGGTCAGACATAATAGCCTCCTCTCTCTAATGCACTGCTGTGCTATCCTTAATCTTTAATTAGGCCAAGGGTGAAGCAGTGACGGGCTCAAGCTAAAATGGTTACAGAGAGCGAGCTAGCGAGCTGTGCTCTTTAGCATGGCTCAGCAGCCAGGAGCTGTGGCAGAGCAAGtcaaatggtaaatggactgcatttatatagcgctttaaTCAACTCCTCTGAGCAcctaatggcctccttacaccaaacaactttgacaagatttgggaaagattcttgaaagattgtagtcttttgagtaaagcttgaatggggggcattagttaaaagttATGTTGATGCTGTCAGATGAAAATGGGCAAATGAATGATGAAAAGTAAGCAAAAACACTGTAATCATGCTTCCTCATTTGTTTAACAATAAAGTGATAACTAGCACACAGCTAGTCACTcaagcagaaagaaaaaaagaaagaaaaaatttTTTAAATTGTGTACCTTCTGGGTTTCTACTGCGTGACTATTTGAGCATCCCCTTATTCCCACTGCATAGACACACCCAGCTCGCTTCAAcagacaaacacgcacacacgcacgcacacacacacacacacacacacacacaaaagcgtAATGCCCAGTCAGTCTCCATACATATTCCTCCCACTGGcacacttgcgcacacacacagacaaaatactCTTCAGGCATTAACTACAACACTTTCCCCTTTCTTGCTCACTCGTTTTTGCTTGTCACCTCTCATCATCCGGACACTCCATGCCCCCGTCGCCCCCACCGGCCTTGCCCTTCTCCTTTGCTGACTCATGGCTGCTCCCCTCCCTTCTCaacccctccccttccctcttgTCTGGCAATCCGACATTTTGCGTGTGGCACTCTCAGATCAGCCCTCACTAAAGACTGGTGAgcgacagacacacagacagaaagaaagagaggggggaaattAGCTTAAGCCTCTAATCCAAGTTTGACCATCTAACAAGGAAACACGCAATGAGCCCACGCTGACAATTTTCCGGGATCATATCATTATTTTAAGAGCACTTAATTCAAAATATCAACCAAAACATAAGACGCCTGTGTATGGTAGCCTTCATTTCATTGAAGTTTAGGTTCTCAGGCTAAGGCTGTAGGCTTTCAGTCAGATTTAGCACTGGCAGTCATCAAAAAGCCAGCAGACCATTCAGGCTGCATGGAGAAGCCGTGCCATTGGGGCGCTCAAGATCCGATGAGAGCAAAGTAACATGCTGTGTCCCACAGGGGTCAGTGCTCAGGCCCATATATAAGTATGCTCCCACTTTGACATATAATCAGACAACATAGCATCGATTTTTACTGACATTCAGGTCTACATTAAAACGCAACCCAACCCGGTCAACCCAATTTAAACTCTCAACACCTGTGTGACATCCGCTCCTGGATAAACAACAACTACAGTTATGCCTATAGTTATGATTATGAGTATGATTATCATTATAATCATTGGAAGCAGGAATGTGGCTGGCATAGTCAAAGACCCCACCTGTCTATCTAATAGCAGAAAAACCATGCATGTTTTTCAGGTCACATAGAGAAAAACAGACCGCAAGAATACCCTGAGATCCTGTTGTCCAATCACAGCAGTCTAAAGCAATGTGAGCAAAACAAAGCTGTAAACAGTCACAAGccccctattctctctctctctctctctctacccaggAGAATGATCTTGCATCAGCTGGTTCACAGCCCAGTGGAATTCAGGTGGAGTCAGCTAGTGAACAATGTTGTGGGGAGAGAAGACAAACCTTGAAGGACTGCTCATTTCATAGAGGAAAACAAAGGCAGTTATGTTATTGTTTAAGAGACACCAGACACAGTCACCAGTTGCCATTCTCCATTTCAGcacgaaaaataaaaaatcaaatcaaaatatTCTTCCTTTAACGTTttccacacacaggcacacatcaCAATTGAACTACCGGTATCTTTATCTTGAGAGAGAACTACTGCCTGGGGTCTCTGATAACTAATCCAAGCCGTGTTTATGTCAGTGAGTGGACTCCTATCAAGGTAAGTGTATttggaagcgtgtgtgtgtatgtgtgtgtgtgcgtgtgtatacagtatgtgtgtgtatgtgtgcatgcgtgtgtgtgtgtggactctaCCTGGCAGCTCGGTGTCAGCTCCATCTTCCGCCTGATGAAGAGTTCTACGTGGCGGATAGTGGCTTCCCCCGACACGCGCACATACTTCCTCTCCAGGGGCTGGGAACAACATAGCACTCATCAGCACTGCACAACTGCATATACATGCTCATGGGAAACTGTCATGTCTGGCACATATTGTAAAATTAACTATTTGACAAATTTTAGTCACCATGATACAGTTTAATGAGCCAATAATTCACTTTAAACTATTTCTGTCATGAATGACATTAATTCAAAAACTAGTCCCAGAAATACCCATGTGAATAAATCCCTCTGGATTTACCTTGTAATCCCCAATGCCTTCCTCTGCCCTGTAAAAAAACACCACCCAGGCAATTATTTCACTACATGCATAGGAATATGATTACATTATCaattttgtcattttcattcTATTACAATAATACTAAATTATTACATGGTGTGCAATGTTGAATACTATGAAAGACCACCCAGTGGGGAAAATATTACTATATATCAGGTACTAATATGAATATAGTATAGATAAACTGAGCTaaactaaattaaattaaattaaattaattctaCACCAGAACTCCACTGAAACTTTATAACCACTATCCTTCCCATCTTCTGAACAAAAACAATCTGCAAGGAAATTCTTGATAACTTGTTTGCATTACCAGTTCACCTGTTATCACCAACCTAAGCCAGAGACTGTTGATAAAGCTTAACCGTCTCTGGCTGATGGATATTTTAATGTATCTGAATAGAAGAATCACTACAATGATCAGGTCAGCAAAGATTTGTGTGTTATGACAAAGCTTAGTAAGATGTTACATCTTTGAATGAGCAAAATGATTTGCAATTCTACCTCAATATCGGACTATTTCCATTTTGCCACTAGCAAAATTGTGGACTTGAAAAGGTTAAAACTGTAACCCTGGTTAAATGGAATTCACATTCAACCATAGCCCTACCACTACCAAAATATGTTTCATTCCCCCACAACACTGGGTCACTGGGTGCCATTCACCAGGACACTTTTTGCACAGGTGCTTTCCTGTGACAAATGTACAGTAGCTTGATGAGAAGACAGAGTTGTCTGGGATTTTTACTGAGATTGTGTAATATGTACACCCCTTTCGCAGATCAGTTGTATAGTTTGAACACAAACAACGTTAAGACTCCTGATCACAAGAAAGCAAGTAACGCAATCTGAACATTACAGCGATTCTACGACTAGTGAAGTCTGTGCTACCCATTATTGAGTTACTAGAATAACTTACACCAAGATGACAATACATctcaatacacaacacacagagtCGGAACCTTCTTTATACAGCCTATGGTCGAAACACATCATACAAAGGAATTGCACTCACCCCACAAACTCCAGCACCAGCGAGACATCCAGTTCAGGCGGGATGGTAAACACAGGATGGGGCATAGGGTCTTTCTGAGCTTTCTGCACCTTGGCTTGGGCTGCAGATTGGACTGCAACTACAGGATTGATTACACATCCAGAATTTAAAGCTATTTAAAGCTATAATTTACCCaaaatgattttaaaaataaaaataacaaaacatcaACCGCCTTACATGTCTTAGGAATTTCCAGTCCTCTTTCTTTGTAGAATGCAACCATCCGTTTTCTTTCCTCTGACACatgaaattaaacaatatcacaTCAATTGGAAATACAATGAATAAAAACATGATGTGCAGAAATAATTTGCAATGTTCTTTATTCTAATGATAGAAACATACGTTCTTCCAGATGGGGAACCATCTTGTAAACAATATCTTGCAGCTGTCTGTCTGGCCTGAGGGAATGCAGAGGAAAACAAGAATGATGTCAGAAAAGCAGCATGGGTTATGGATATTACATCAATTACagtcacaaacaaacatgcaccaGCATTATGTGCATTTCAACTGATGATCAATAGTATCAAGGTTGTCATCATGTACTAGCAGCATGCACATGAAAATGAATACCTGATATTATACAATGGCTGTGTCTGATGTACAACAATGGCACAATTTGGACATCTGTTGCTGTAGAAGAAGTATTTCACAATGCAACTCTTGCAAACTGAAAAGACATAAATTGTCACAACAAGAGTATAAACATCAACGATTCAACACTTACATTATATATTGTAATGTATCCCTAATACAATCCGGTGCAATTGAGTTCTTACAATAATCATTGTTAAGGATTCTTATTCTGATTTCTTAATCCACACCTAAACATTATTTGTGTGAAAGACTGTAAGAAACTCACATGTGTGTAAACATTCTGTTATGGTAGTGGCATCGATGAGGAAACCGTTGCAAAGGGAACAACGAATATAGGGATAGAAGTCCCTGAGGGGTAATGCACGCTAGAAGGAaagcataaaacacacacattatggataGGAACACACTATAAACTAATGCCATC
Proteins encoded:
- the pcgf6 gene encoding polycomb group RING finger protein 6 is translated as MEDGLENANDHISKTNVSDSNMMGPSDEDTTDDERALPLRDFYPYIRCSLCNGFLIDATTITECLHTFCKSCIVKYFFYSNRCPNCAIVVHQTQPLYNIRPDRQLQDIVYKMVPHLEEQERKRMVAFYKERGLEIPKTFAVQSAAQAKVQKAQKDPMPHPVFTIPPELDVSLVLEFVGAEEGIGDYKPLERKYVRVSGEATIRHVELFIRRKMELTPSCQVDVVCGEQLLERCRSLREVRSSVGQDALQDGLLVLHFGIVLSD